In Streptomyces hawaiiensis, one genomic interval encodes:
- a CDS encoding OB-fold nucleic acid binding domain-containing protein produces MSAVPRSEKPVGRFRRMLDRLSSSQEDLESEELREDSETAGCIRIGDCQDRQIVTVTGTLRTVTLRPRAGVPALEAELFDGSAALDVVWLGRRSIVGIEPGRKLIASGRISMSRGRRVLFNPKYELRPLGRE; encoded by the coding sequence ATGAGTGCTGTTCCCCGATCCGAAAAGCCGGTGGGCCGTTTCCGGCGCATGCTCGACCGGCTCTCCTCGTCGCAGGAGGACCTGGAGTCCGAGGAACTGCGCGAAGACAGCGAGACGGCCGGCTGCATCCGGATCGGAGACTGTCAGGACCGCCAGATAGTGACGGTTACTGGTACCTTGCGCACGGTCACCCTTCGGCCGCGCGCCGGAGTACCGGCCCTGGAGGCCGAGCTGTTCGACGGCTCCGCCGCGCTGGACGTGGTGTGGCTCGGCAGGCGCTCCATCGTGGGGATAGAGCCGGGGCGCAAGCTGATCGCGTCGGGCCGGATCTCGATGAGCCGGGGCCGCAGGGTGCTGTTCAATCCCAAGTACGAACTGAGACCCCTCGGACGGGAGTAG